One region of Nothobranchius furzeri strain GRZ-AD chromosome 16, NfurGRZ-RIMD1, whole genome shotgun sequence genomic DNA includes:
- the LOC107387604 gene encoding cartilage intermediate layer protein 2-like isoform X2, whose translation MIKLMSLIVVAFLLLVPVQPLFCWTSWYDRSDPTGMGDWEDLPDLRRENPGEICPRPYAIQAVTVDGNIPATSTGQQFYAYNTKVGFICRNEDQNPGPCLDYKVRFRCPCFSPPECKPKCP comes from the exons ATGATCAAACTG ATGAGTCTTATTGTTGTTGCATTTTTGCTGCTTG TTCCAGTACAGCCTTTATTCTGCTGGACCAGTTGGTATGATCGGAGTGATCCCACTGGTATGGGGGACTGGGAAGATCTTCCTGACCTGAGGAGGGAAAATCCAGGAGAAATTTGTCCCAGACCTTATGCTATTCAGGCTGTCACTGTTGATGGGAACATCCCAGCCACAAGCACGGGGCAGCAATTCTATGC CTACAACACCAAAGTGGGCTTCATTTGTCGCAATGAGGATCAGAATCCCGGTCCGTGCTTGGACTACAAGGTTCGCTTCAGATGTCCGTGCTTTTCTCCACCTGAATGTAAGCCCAAGTGCCCGTAA
- the LOC107387604 gene encoding cartilage intermediate layer protein 2-like isoform X1 codes for MIKLMSLIVVAFLLLAVKPIPVQPLFCWTSWYDRSDPTGMGDWEDLPDLRRENPGEICPRPYAIQAVTVDGNIPATSTGQQFYAYNTKVGFICRNEDQNPGPCLDYKVRFRCPCFSPPECKPKCP; via the exons ATGATCAAACTG ATGAGTCTTATTGTTGTTGCATTTTTGCTGCTTG CTGTGAAACCAA TTCCAGTACAGCCTTTATTCTGCTGGACCAGTTGGTATGATCGGAGTGATCCCACTGGTATGGGGGACTGGGAAGATCTTCCTGACCTGAGGAGGGAAAATCCAGGAGAAATTTGTCCCAGACCTTATGCTATTCAGGCTGTCACTGTTGATGGGAACATCCCAGCCACAAGCACGGGGCAGCAATTCTATGC CTACAACACCAAAGTGGGCTTCATTTGTCGCAATGAGGATCAGAATCCCGGTCCGTGCTTGGACTACAAGGTTCGCTTCAGATGTCCGTGCTTTTCTCCACCTGAATGTAAGCCCAAGTGCCCGTAA